The genomic segment GCCGCTGGATCAAGCGCCGCCTGGCGCGCGCCCTGCGCTTCCAGGTGGTGGAAGCCTGCAACCGGCCGCTGCCCGGCCTGGCAGGAAGGTTTGAGAGCGGCACTCGCGACCTGCTCTCGCGCTTTGCCATTACCCATTCTCTGGATAACGAGGACGACCGCGGCATCATGACCTGGCTATTGTCGGTGCTGGAAATCGGCCGCGCCGTGATCCAGCTGCGGCAGGAAGCGCTGAGCGTCGACGATCCGCAGATACACGCCAGGATCGACGACAGCATATACAGCATTGCCCGTCTGTTTTCGCGCCCCAATCAAACCCGCTTGCGGGCAGCGCTGGATTCCGTACTGGCGACGATTGCAGTGTGCAGCGACATGCCAGGAGTGCTGGCCAACCTGCACCTGATGCGCGGCGCCATGCTGGAACGGGTCACCGTGCTGACGCCGGCGGAAACCGTATCCAGGCCCACCACACCTTCTACCGGAAATTGATCATGCCGCGTGAAATCGCACTCTTCGATGCGCTCATCCCTACTTTGCTGCTGGTCTTTATCGGCTGCCTGTTCGTGCAGCTGGCGATCGACTGGCTGTTTACCCGGCTGGGATGGTACCGCTATGTCTGGCATCCCAGCCTGTTCCGCATTGCCCTGTTTTTTTGCATTTTCGGCGGCGCCGGATTGTTGTTGCACGTTGTTTAATCTGCTGTAAAAAATTTGCTCTAAGGTCGACATGAAACCATCCACCATTCTAAAAACCCTGCTGCAGGTCATCATCACGCTATTAGTGGTCCTGATCGCGGTCTTGCTGGCGCGCGCACTGTGGGAGCGCTACATGAATACACCCTGGACCCGCGACGGCCGGGTACGCGCCGATGTCGTCAGCGTCGCCGCCGATGTCTCCGGCATCGTGGTAGCGGTGCCGGTAGCTGACAACAGCTATGTGCACAAAGGCGACCTGCTGATGAAAATCGATCCAGCGCGCTACACGCTGGCGCTGGCGCAAGCGGAAGCGCTGGTAACCGAACGCCGGGTCGGCCTGACCACCAAACAACGCGACGCCGAACGCCGCGCCAAACTGGATGGCGATGTCATCTCCAACGAAAACCGCGAGAATTCCAGCGCCGACGCCTCCGCCGCCCAAGCCTCGTACCAGGCGGCGCTAGTCGCGCGCGATAGCGCCAAGTTGAACCTGGACCGGACCGAAGTACGGGCCACGGTCGATGGCTGGATCACCAACCTGAACGTGCATGCCGGCGACTACGCTCAGGCAGGCGCGCCAAAACTGGCAGTGATCGACGCCAATTCATTTTGGGTTTATGGATACTTTGAAGAGAACAAGCTGCCCTTGATGAAGGTCGGCGACGCCGTCGACATGCGCCTGCTCGGCAGCGAACAAATCATCGACGGCCACGTCGACAGCATCTCGCGCGGCATCACCGACCGCGACAATGCACTTGGCAGCTATGGCCTGGCCAACGTGAATCCAAGCTTCAATTGGGTACGGCTGGCGCAACGCGTACCTGTGCGTATCCATATCGATAAGATCCCGGAAGGCATCACGCTGGCCGCAGGCATGACCTGCACCGTGATCGTCAAGCCTGGACAACGACCGGTGGCAGTTAAAAAATAAAAAGACAGGTTGGATTACGCCTTGCTAATCCAACCTGTCAACTTGATCCGGACTTCAATCCAGTTTCATATCGTCTTTTCTTTAATCCACTCCGGCACCGTTGCATGCTGCGGCTGCCAACCCGGTTCCTTGCGCGCGCCAACCGCCAATACGCGGCTATTCACGTCTCAGGCATACATTAAAATCCCCACACATCGACCGCTGCCGGCACTAGCCGTGATTGCGCCGCATCGCGGATCAATTTAAATTGCGCTTTCAATCCTTGCCTGAGTGATGGCGAGTCGACAACCCATGGCGGCACTATGCGCGCTTTACTTGTTGATAAAAAATGCCCACCTCGATCAATAATATTTGACTTAAAATCAACAGCACTCATTGCTTGCTGATCAAGCATGCATGACAATGCCAAACGGGAATTGTTTCGTTACGGCATCGCATTGTTGCGAAAGCAGCATAAAATTAAAACATATACGTCCATCCCAGGGAGCCGCATGAGCACTGCACAATCACAACATGCCGACCTCAATCAGGCGCCACCGGCCAAACGCATGGTCATGGCGGATCTGGTTGCCGGCCTCTCGATTGCCGGGCTGCTGCTGCCCGAAGCCGTCGCCTATTCCAGTATCGCCAACCTGCCCCCGCAAACCGGGGT from the Collimonas arenae genome contains:
- a CDS encoding DUF1656 domain-containing protein is translated as MPREIALFDALIPTLLLVFIGCLFVQLAIDWLFTRLGWYRYVWHPSLFRIALFFCIFGGAGLLLHVV
- a CDS encoding efflux RND transporter periplasmic adaptor subunit, giving the protein MKPSTILKTLLQVIITLLVVLIAVLLARALWERYMNTPWTRDGRVRADVVSVAADVSGIVVAVPVADNSYVHKGDLLMKIDPARYTLALAQAEALVTERRVGLTTKQRDAERRAKLDGDVISNENRENSSADASAAQASYQAALVARDSAKLNLDRTEVRATVDGWITNLNVHAGDYAQAGAPKLAVIDANSFWVYGYFEENKLPLMKVGDAVDMRLLGSEQIIDGHVDSISRGITDRDNALGSYGLANVNPSFNWVRLAQRVPVRIHIDKIPEGITLAAGMTCTVIVKPGQRPVAVKK